Proteins encoded by one window of Halobaculum halobium:
- a CDS encoding sensor histidine kinase, giving the protein MGRRRDRGRRVDRRGDPDGGSRQGLLAQLFENVFRNAVEHAGEAPRVLVTDTAASDAAAAPDSTADRDATDDAGGFAIEDDGPGVPEDERGAVFRVGYSGRDGTGLGLGIVARVAEAHGWSVRIEDGDRLGGARFVVEP; this is encoded by the coding sequence GTGGGGCGCCGTCGAGACCGGGGACGCCGAGTTGACCGTCGAGGCGACCCAGACGGTGGAAGCCGACAGGGGCTGCTCGCGCAGTTGTTCGAGAACGTCTTCCGCAACGCGGTGGAACACGCCGGCGAGGCGCCGCGCGTGCTCGTGACCGATACCGCCGCGAGCGACGCGGCGGCCGCTCCCGATTCGACAGCCGACCGCGACGCGACCGACGACGCCGGCGGGTTCGCGATCGAGGACGACGGCCCGGGCGTCCCCGAGGACGAGCGGGGCGCGGTGTTCCGCGTCGGGTACTCCGGCCGCGACGGCACCGGCCTCGGCCTCGGAATCGTCGCCCGCGTCGCCGAGGCCCACGGGTGGAGCGTCCGCATCGAGGACGGTGACCGGCTCGGTGGCGCCCGGTTCGTCGTCGAGCCGTGA
- the tmk gene encoding dTMP kinase produces MLLTLEGLDGSGKTTAWEALQPAYPDATFTREPTDSWYGEAVRRSLGDDDTDPLADLFCFVADHADHLSRVVRPALADGDVVISDRYTDSRYAYQAATLADTDLQRPLEYVRGIHGAFTREPDATIYLDVDPETAAARAGATDKYERASFLSEVQSNYERLIDAEPERFVRVDAGRSPEAVLDAVEDTVERLVEAHRDGARDDR; encoded by the coding sequence ATGCTCCTCACGCTCGAAGGGCTCGACGGGAGCGGGAAGACCACCGCCTGGGAGGCCCTCCAGCCGGCGTACCCCGACGCGACGTTCACCCGCGAACCGACCGACTCGTGGTACGGCGAGGCCGTTCGCCGGTCGCTCGGCGACGACGACACCGACCCGCTGGCGGACCTGTTCTGCTTCGTCGCGGATCACGCCGACCACCTCTCTCGGGTGGTTCGCCCGGCGCTCGCCGACGGCGACGTGGTGATCTCTGACCGCTACACCGACTCTCGATACGCCTACCAGGCCGCGACGCTGGCCGACACGGACCTCCAGCGCCCGCTCGAATACGTCCGCGGTATCCACGGGGCCTTCACCCGCGAGCCAGACGCGACCATCTACCTCGACGTGGACCCGGAGACGGCGGCCGCCCGCGCCGGCGCGACAGACAAGTACGAGCGCGCCTCGTTCCTCTCGGAGGTGCAGTCGAACTACGAGCGCCTGATCGACGCCGAGCCAGAGCGGTTCGTCCGCGTCGACGCCGGCCGCTCGCCCGAAGCGGTGCTCGACGCCGTGGAGGACACCGTCGAACGGCTCGTCGAGGCGCACCGAGACGGCGCCCGCGACGACCGCTGA
- a CDS encoding sensor histidine kinase, translated as MTHSVEAGVGDADLLALRRVGRRMARADDTDAVAEAFVDTCERELAVALAAVRAYDPRRDALSVVVAADDAAPYLDDWDAHRRGDDQSAAWRAYTSGAPEHVERPRSGADAEEVAHALYLPFGTHGVAAAATLDDDGFDDRTRYLLETLASDATAALDAAADRRGLRGLHDATRAMQAADNPEDIAAVTVDATEAVLGIPYSGVRLCDGDGGLPIAAVSDAAARDVGIGGDSDGARRAREAFERGEPVVFDEIDDDGGAPSTPAFSEAAVYPLGDHGTLAVALPEGMPLDSRRRDLARVLADNATAALDRADRSARLREQASTIAAQDERLEEFANVVSHDLRNPLNVAQGRLQMARERVNDSQTGSDLATVREALDRMDAIVEDARGLAVGETAGDAERLSIGDAATRARGAPSRPGTPS; from the coding sequence ATGACTCACAGCGTGGAGGCCGGCGTCGGGGACGCCGACCTCCTTGCGCTCCGCCGCGTCGGGCGACGGATGGCGCGCGCCGACGACACCGACGCCGTCGCCGAGGCGTTCGTCGACACCTGCGAGCGGGAGCTGGCCGTCGCGCTGGCGGCCGTCCGCGCCTACGATCCCCGACGCGACGCGCTGAGCGTCGTCGTCGCGGCCGACGACGCCGCCCCGTACCTCGACGACTGGGACGCTCACCGCCGCGGGGACGACCAGAGCGCGGCGTGGCGCGCGTACACCTCCGGAGCCCCGGAGCACGTCGAACGTCCGCGGTCCGGAGCCGACGCCGAGGAGGTCGCACACGCTCTGTACCTGCCGTTCGGAACCCACGGCGTCGCGGCGGCGGCGACGCTCGACGACGACGGGTTCGACGACCGCACGCGGTACCTCCTCGAGACGCTCGCTTCCGACGCCACGGCCGCGCTCGACGCCGCCGCCGACCGCCGGGGGCTCAGAGGGCTCCACGACGCAACCCGCGCAATGCAGGCGGCGGACAACCCCGAGGACATCGCGGCCGTCACCGTCGACGCAACCGAGGCGGTGTTGGGCATCCCCTACAGCGGCGTGCGCCTGTGCGACGGCGACGGCGGGCTCCCGATCGCGGCGGTGTCGGACGCCGCGGCGCGGGACGTCGGCATCGGCGGCGACAGCGACGGAGCGCGGCGCGCACGCGAGGCGTTCGAGCGCGGCGAGCCCGTAGTGTTCGACGAGATCGACGACGACGGGGGCGCGCCGTCGACCCCCGCGTTCTCGGAGGCCGCGGTGTACCCGCTGGGCGACCACGGGACGCTCGCCGTCGCGCTCCCCGAGGGGATGCCCCTCGACAGCCGCCGTCGGGACCTCGCGCGAGTCCTCGCGGACAACGCGACCGCCGCGCTCGACCGAGCTGATCGGTCGGCCCGCCTCCGCGAGCAGGCGTCGACGATCGCCGCGCAGGACGAGCGACTGGAGGAGTTCGCGAACGTCGTCTCACACGACCTTCGCAACCCGCTGAACGTCGCGCAAGGGCGCCTTCAGATGGCACGCGAGCGCGTCAACGACTCCCAAACCGGATCCGATCTGGCGACCGTACGCGAGGCGCTCGACCGCATGGACGCCATCGTCGAGGACGCCCGCGGGCTCGCGGTCGGCGAGACGGCCGGCGACGCCGAGCGGCTGTCGATCGGTGACGCCGCGACGCGCGCGCGTGGGGCGCCGTCGAGACCGGGGACGCCGAGTTGA
- a CDS encoding DUF7537 family lipoprotein: MSRRDRGSAGRRRGAAALALALLLVSAGCADAVTSGGDASGRTVNPALADTPTATPTPRGGFPAGVDRGGVDVERVIDAHRAALANGSWTVGFTRTVTGPNGTVERSRARVVANGSRTLSTFERIRGDDRLASAHWSNGTAAASRRVDWEGAVSLEGRPGEPGVPTGLDPTGGAWLYAAFLDVDPRYAGSESTDNGTVTVLRGEAGRIERSGVPDRTSVRLRARVDADGVVRSLTLRYEVFLGDDPGVVRIELRTSAVGTTTVPRPGWVDRALANASAGARGPDDGAGATETTDTPGG; this comes from the coding sequence GTGTCGCGTCGCGACCGCGGTTCGGCCGGCAGGCGGCGCGGAGCCGCCGCCCTCGCGCTCGCACTCCTTCTCGTGTCCGCCGGCTGTGCGGACGCGGTCACCTCCGGCGGCGACGCGAGCGGGCGGACGGTGAACCCCGCGCTCGCGGACACGCCGACGGCGACGCCGACGCCTCGGGGCGGCTTCCCCGCCGGCGTCGACCGCGGCGGCGTCGACGTCGAGCGCGTCATCGACGCCCACCGCGCGGCGCTTGCGAACGGCTCGTGGACGGTCGGGTTCACGCGAACTGTGACGGGGCCGAACGGGACGGTCGAACGGAGTCGCGCCCGGGTTGTCGCGAACGGGTCGCGGACGCTGTCGACGTTCGAGCGGATCCGCGGCGACGACCGCCTCGCGTCGGCCCACTGGAGCAACGGCACCGCCGCCGCGAGTCGCCGCGTGGACTGGGAGGGCGCCGTCAGCCTGGAGGGGCGCCCCGGCGAGCCGGGGGTTCCCACGGGGCTCGATCCGACCGGCGGGGCCTGGCTGTACGCGGCGTTCCTCGACGTCGATCCCCGCTATGCGGGCAGCGAGTCGACCGACAACGGAACCGTGACCGTGCTTCGGGGGGAGGCGGGTCGGATCGAGCGTTCCGGAGTCCCCGACCGAACGTCGGTCCGACTCCGCGCGCGAGTCGACGCCGACGGCGTCGTTCGCTCGCTGACCCTCCGGTATGAGGTCTTCCTCGGGGACGACCCCGGCGTCGTCAGGATCGAACTCCGGACGAGTGCCGTCGGCACGACGACCGTCCCCCGCCCCGGGTGGGTCGATCGCGCGCTGGCGAACGCGAGCGCCGGCGCGCGGGGACCCGACGACGGTGCGGGCGCCACCGAGACCACCGACACCCCGGGAGGGTGA
- a CDS encoding DUF7537 family lipoprotein has translation MTRAVPVPVLVVAVAVLLAGCGAGTGSDGGRTVNPALADTPTASPTPTAQPSYPPGVTAERVDVRTLARSHDRALRDVNSTVRFRRTAVAANGTVLSTRRSVIERASGRLGGDYVRNGSLPGEDAPPIRGFAFWTNGSVTALRTVDDDGTVSYRAVPGEPPTVASTDDSGEGLLVAAFDGTGVRLTDTVAIAGERLYVLTAERERLNRSGTRVENFSATAYITEEGVVRGYELSYTATYETENESVTATVAERFRTTTGDTDAAPPAWIDEAFDTERETGEGDETETEGSR, from the coding sequence ATGACCCGCGCCGTCCCCGTCCCAGTGCTCGTCGTCGCGGTCGCGGTCCTCCTCGCCGGGTGCGGCGCCGGGACCGGCAGCGACGGCGGGCGAACGGTGAACCCCGCGCTCGCGGACACGCCGACCGCGTCGCCGACGCCGACGGCGCAGCCGAGCTATCCGCCCGGCGTCACGGCCGAGCGCGTCGACGTGCGGACGCTCGCGAGGAGCCACGACCGGGCGCTTCGCGACGTGAACTCGACCGTCCGGTTCCGGCGGACCGCGGTCGCGGCGAACGGAACGGTGCTGTCGACGCGCCGCAGCGTCATCGAGCGCGCGAGCGGCCGGCTCGGTGGCGACTACGTGCGAAACGGGAGCCTGCCTGGCGAAGACGCGCCGCCGATCCGAGGGTTCGCGTTCTGGACGAACGGGAGCGTCACCGCGCTGCGGACGGTCGATGACGACGGCACCGTCAGCTATCGGGCGGTCCCGGGCGAGCCGCCGACGGTCGCCAGCACCGACGACAGCGGCGAGGGGCTGCTCGTCGCCGCGTTCGACGGGACGGGCGTTCGGCTCACCGACACGGTCGCCATCGCCGGCGAGCGGCTGTACGTGCTCACCGCCGAGCGCGAGCGACTCAATCGGAGCGGGACCCGGGTGGAGAACTTCAGCGCCACGGCGTACATCACCGAAGAGGGAGTCGTCCGCGGGTACGAGCTCAGTTACACCGCGACGTACGAAACCGAGAACGAGTCGGTCACCGCGACCGTCGCCGAGCGCTTCCGCACGACGACCGGCGACACCGACGCGGCGCCGCCGGCGTGGATCGACGAGGCATTCGACACCGAGAGAGAGACGGGCGAAGGAGACGAAACAGAGACCGAGGGCTCCCGCTGA